Proteins encoded together in one Neobacillus sp. FSL H8-0543 window:
- the adhE gene encoding bifunctional acetaldehyde-CoA/alcohol dehydrogenase, which produces MAMVEKTVKDVQDVTEMVDLLVDNGLKALDAFRSYDQETIDEIVKQMALAGLDQHMPLAKLAVEETKRGVYEDKIIKNMFATEYVYHNIKYDKTVGIISENEHEGIIEIAEPVGVIAGVTPVTNPTSTTMFKALISIKTRNPIVFAFHPSAQKCSSEAARILRDAAIKAGAPENCIQWIETPSIDATQTLMNHSKISMILATGGAGMVKSAYSSGKPALGVGPGNVPCYIEKSANLHQAVNDLILSKTFDNGMICASEQAVIIDKELYEKVKSEMIANNCYFLNEEERRKIEKLVINEHSCAVNPDIVGMAASKIAEMAGIKVPDHTKILVAELTGVGPGYPLSREKLSPVLACYQVNSLEEGLKRAEEMLEFGGLGHSAVIHSTDKSVIKQFGLRMKAGRIIVNAPSSQGAIGDIYNAYMPSLTLGCGSYGGNSVSTNVGAVHLINSKKVAQRTVNMQWFKVPSKIYFEKNATQYLAKMPNISKAFIVTDPGMVKLGYVDKVLYYLRKRPDYVHCEIFSEVEPDPSIDTVMKGAEMMAKFQPDVIIALGGGSAMDAAKGMWLFYENPESEFFGLKQKFLDIRKRIVKYPKLGEKAQFVAIPTTSGTGSEVTSFSVITDKEANIKYPLADYELTPDVAIIDPQFVMTVPKHITADTGMDVLTHAIESYVSSMANDYTDGLAMKAIQLIFEFLPRAYRNGSDELAREKVHNASTIAGMAFANAFLGINHSLAHKLGSEFHIAHGRANTILLPHVIRYNSTKPKKFTAFPKYSHYIADKRYAEIARTLGLSARTTEEGVESLVQAIILLATELDIPMSIEENNVEKALFESKVEYLAERAFEDQCTTANPKLPLVSELAEIYRQAYKGV; this is translated from the coding sequence ATGGCAATGGTGGAGAAAACAGTAAAAGATGTGCAAGATGTAACAGAAATGGTTGACTTACTGGTGGATAATGGTTTAAAAGCATTGGATGCATTCCGAAGCTATGACCAAGAAACGATTGATGAAATTGTGAAGCAAATGGCACTAGCTGGTCTTGACCAACATATGCCCCTGGCAAAGCTCGCAGTTGAGGAAACTAAACGAGGCGTATATGAAGATAAAATAATCAAAAACATGTTTGCGACAGAATATGTCTACCATAATATCAAATATGATAAAACCGTTGGTATCATAAGTGAAAATGAACATGAAGGAATTATTGAAATTGCCGAGCCAGTTGGTGTAATAGCAGGTGTAACCCCTGTTACTAACCCAACCTCGACAACGATGTTTAAAGCACTTATTTCCATTAAGACAAGGAATCCAATCGTTTTTGCCTTCCATCCATCCGCACAAAAATGTAGTAGTGAGGCAGCGCGTATACTGAGGGATGCAGCCATAAAGGCAGGCGCGCCAGAGAATTGTATTCAATGGATTGAAACACCATCCATTGATGCGACTCAAACTCTGATGAATCATTCAAAAATCTCAATGATCCTGGCAACCGGAGGTGCAGGGATGGTGAAATCTGCCTATAGCTCTGGTAAGCCTGCACTTGGAGTAGGACCTGGTAATGTACCATGTTACATCGAAAAATCAGCTAATCTCCATCAAGCAGTAAACGATCTGATTTTATCAAAAACGTTTGATAATGGGATGATTTGTGCCTCGGAACAGGCAGTTATCATTGACAAGGAACTGTATGAAAAAGTGAAAAGTGAGATGATCGCGAATAATTGTTATTTTTTAAACGAGGAAGAAAGAAGAAAAATTGAAAAATTAGTCATCAACGAACATTCCTGTGCAGTAAATCCTGATATTGTTGGGATGGCAGCGAGTAAAATCGCAGAAATGGCAGGAATCAAAGTCCCTGATCATACGAAGATTCTTGTTGCTGAATTAACAGGGGTAGGTCCAGGATACCCGCTATCAAGAGAAAAGTTAAGCCCAGTTCTAGCCTGTTATCAGGTTAACAGTCTTGAAGAAGGGTTAAAAAGAGCAGAAGAAATGCTCGAGTTTGGCGGGTTAGGGCATTCTGCGGTGATCCATTCTACAGATAAATCGGTAATTAAACAGTTTGGCTTACGGATGAAAGCAGGACGTATTATTGTAAACGCACCATCCTCTCAAGGAGCCATCGGTGATATATATAATGCTTATATGCCTTCACTGACACTGGGATGTGGCTCTTATGGAGGTAATTCTGTATCAACCAACGTAGGTGCGGTTCATCTAATCAATAGTAAAAAAGTGGCTCAAAGGACTGTTAATATGCAATGGTTTAAAGTTCCATCTAAAATCTATTTTGAGAAAAACGCAACCCAGTATTTAGCTAAAATGCCTAATATTTCCAAGGCGTTTATCGTTACTGATCCTGGAATGGTGAAGTTAGGTTATGTAGACAAGGTGCTATATTATTTAAGGAAGCGTCCGGATTATGTTCATTGCGAGATTTTTTCAGAAGTAGAACCTGACCCATCCATTGATACAGTGATGAAAGGTGCCGAAATGATGGCTAAATTCCAGCCGGATGTTATCATTGCACTTGGTGGAGGTTCGGCAATGGATGCTGCCAAAGGAATGTGGCTGTTCTATGAAAATCCGGAATCGGAGTTCTTTGGTTTAAAACAAAAATTCTTAGATATCCGTAAACGGATTGTTAAGTACCCTAAGCTAGGTGAAAAGGCACAATTTGTAGCTATTCCTACTACCTCTGGTACTGGATCAGAAGTAACGTCCTTCTCAGTTATTACCGATAAAGAAGCGAATATTAAATATCCGCTGGCCGATTACGAATTAACTCCAGACGTTGCAATTATTGATCCGCAGTTTGTGATGACGGTGCCAAAGCATATTACCGCAGACACTGGAATGGATGTACTGACGCACGCAATCGAATCGTATGTCTCTAGTATGGCAAATGATTATACTGATGGTCTTGCGATGAAAGCTATCCAGCTAATATTTGAGTTTCTACCAAGAGCATACAGAAATGGCAGTGATGAACTAGCCCGTGAAAAAGTGCATAATGCTTCAACGATTGCTGGTATGGCGTTTGCCAATGCCTTCCTAGGCATTAACCATAGCCTAGCACATAAGTTAGGATCAGAGTTTCATATTGCACACGGACGTGCAAATACGATTTTACTGCCACATGTCATTCGTTATAATTCGACTAAGCCGAAAAAGTTTACTGCGTTCCCGAAATATTCCCATTATATCGCAGACAAACGTTATGCGGAAATAGCGAGAACACTGGGTTTGTCAGCTAGGACAACAGAGGAAGGGGTCGAAAGCCTCGTTCAAGCCATTATTTTGCTTGCAACAGAGCTGGACATCCCAATGAGTATTGAAGAAAATAATGTAGAGAAAGCTTTATTCGAAAGCAAGGTAGAATACCTTGCCGAGCGGGCATTTGAAGATCAGTGTACAACCGCTAATCCAAAGCTCCCGTTAGTATCAGAATTAGCTGAGATCTATCGTCAAGCCTATAAAGGTGTCTAA
- a CDS encoding serine hydrolase has protein sequence MKINKYLSLVIALVIFTGSYLYITENTKKPEDVERPVKHVADLDRDLSQNMKEIPNGFFIEPLPELGIQAKSVILINTQNGDILYNKNIDKSLPVASMSKIMTELLVLEAIREKKISWDTLVSISDYVYAISNHPGFASVHLTREQPYTVRELFDAMVIHSANGATIALAETVAGSEKDFVIMMNEKANLLGLTQSTFVNTTGLSNSDLGNFYSTGSSQDTNSMSARDVAMLAKHLIEQFPEVLDVVKEPKVTLGQQTFSNTNWMLPDNNQANVSYEGVDGLKTGFTYEAGYCFAGTVKKDDLRLISVVMGASTKVTRFSETKRLYEAVYE, from the coding sequence ATGAAAATTAATAAATACTTAAGTCTTGTGATAGCTCTAGTTATTTTTACTGGAAGCTATCTATATATTACAGAAAATACTAAGAAACCTGAAGATGTTGAAAGACCTGTTAAACACGTTGCAGATCTTGATAGGGACCTTTCACAAAATATGAAAGAGATACCAAATGGATTTTTTATTGAACCTTTGCCGGAATTAGGTATCCAAGCAAAATCTGTGATTTTGATAAATACACAAAATGGCGATATTCTTTACAATAAAAACATTGATAAATCTTTGCCGGTTGCAAGTATGTCCAAGATCATGACAGAACTCTTGGTTCTAGAAGCAATTCGTGAAAAAAAAATCTCCTGGGACACACTAGTTTCTATCAGCGATTATGTTTATGCTATTTCCAATCACCCAGGATTTGCTTCGGTTCATTTAACAAGGGAACAACCCTATACCGTACGAGAGTTATTTGATGCAATGGTTATCCATTCGGCAAATGGTGCGACCATTGCTTTGGCTGAAACGGTTGCGGGCAGTGAAAAGGATTTTGTTATCATGATGAATGAAAAGGCAAATCTATTGGGATTGACTCAGTCAACTTTTGTTAACACTACGGGTTTGAGTAATAGTGATCTAGGTAATTTTTACTCAACAGGTTCTTCTCAAGATACAAATAGTATGTCTGCTAGGGACGTAGCCATGCTTGCTAAGCATTTGATTGAACAATTTCCTGAAGTCTTAGATGTCGTTAAGGAACCGAAAGTTACTCTCGGCCAGCAGACTTTCAGCAATACGAATTGGATGTTACCAGATAATAATCAAGCAAATGTAAGCTATGAAGGAGTTGATGGTCTTAAGACTGGATTCACTTATGAAGCTGGTTATTGTTTTGCTGGAACTGTAAAAAAAGATGATCTCAGGCTGATATCTGTGGTCATGGGGGCATCGACAAAAGTAACGCGTTTCTCAGAAACAAAACGGTTGTATGAGGCAGTTTATGAATAG
- the ilvB gene encoding biosynthetic-type acetolactate synthase large subunit — protein sequence MSFVKEITEENMVLASLSSLGVDCLFGCEDQGFMFPQDTNVRYYRMKHEQAAVHAADGFARVTGKPGLVLLSSAAGITNGITGIATAFSDSVPLVIIAGPLQENSLYQDAFGELDILGLTMAITKHAFKINLKDAFQDVLKNALTIATDGRPGPVLIELTTDVIPLMEIPTNRQVLEKANKKLSEKLIERAKAYIETAGKPVLFVGGGVISSGAADELREIVQQSQIPVVSSLLGIGAMEAENPLYLGMLGMHGTYAANKAVHQCDLLICIGVRFSDRVTGKISSFSPKSRKIHVDIDPAEINKIITVDLPIVSDAKKFLSSIKNLLDYQKIHANTEGWKSETVDWKRTVPRFNHSNSVLSPQTVIRLLSECSNQDAVVVTDVGQHQIWTAHHYAFTQPRTLITSGGLGTMGYGLPATIGAAAACPGSTVICVSGDGSFQMNLQELITVANYQLPIKIAILNNGYLGMVRQWQELFYQRRYSEVKLTSPNFAQLAQAYGVTGFRARSEVEAKQVIKDAFQQPGPALMEFDIIEEENVYPMVPLNHSNHQTILSREQKAQAPV from the coding sequence ATGTCATTCGTAAAAGAAATAACAGAGGAAAACATGGTCTTAGCTTCATTAAGTTCACTCGGGGTGGATTGCTTGTTTGGTTGTGAGGACCAAGGATTCATGTTCCCACAAGACACAAATGTCAGATATTATCGCATGAAACATGAGCAAGCCGCTGTTCATGCTGCTGATGGGTTCGCACGAGTAACTGGTAAACCTGGACTGGTCTTGTTATCATCTGCAGCAGGAATAACCAATGGGATTACAGGGATTGCAACCGCATTTAGTGACTCTGTTCCATTGGTGATCATAGCAGGACCATTACAGGAAAATTCATTATATCAGGATGCATTTGGAGAATTAGATATTTTAGGGCTAACCATGGCCATAACGAAACACGCTTTTAAAATCAATCTCAAAGATGCTTTTCAAGATGTTCTCAAAAACGCCCTAACAATTGCAACTGATGGGAGACCAGGTCCTGTGTTGATTGAACTCACTACCGACGTTATCCCTCTAATGGAAATACCAACCAACCGCCAAGTCTTAGAGAAGGCAAACAAAAAACTTTCAGAAAAATTGATTGAGCGAGCAAAAGCATATATTGAAACAGCAGGAAAGCCTGTGCTATTTGTTGGTGGAGGTGTTATTTCTTCAGGTGCAGCTGATGAACTAAGAGAGATTGTACAGCAATCTCAAATTCCGGTCGTAAGCTCCCTTTTAGGTATTGGCGCCATGGAGGCAGAAAATCCATTATACCTGGGAATGCTTGGAATGCACGGGACGTATGCGGCCAATAAAGCTGTTCACCAATGTGATCTATTAATTTGTATTGGGGTTCGTTTTAGTGACCGGGTGACAGGAAAAATCAGCAGCTTTTCGCCAAAGTCGAGAAAAATACATGTTGATATAGACCCTGCAGAAATCAATAAAATTATTACTGTGGACCTCCCGATTGTTAGCGATGCAAAAAAATTCCTTTCATCAATAAAAAATCTATTGGACTATCAAAAAATCCATGCAAATACAGAAGGTTGGAAAAGTGAGACAGTTGATTGGAAGCGGACGGTCCCCCGATTTAATCATTCCAACAGTGTATTGAGCCCCCAGACGGTGATTCGACTGCTTAGTGAATGCTCTAATCAGGATGCAGTTGTTGTGACGGACGTGGGTCAGCATCAAATATGGACGGCACACCATTATGCATTTACCCAACCTCGAACTCTGATCACATCTGGCGGCTTGGGAACGATGGGCTATGGGCTTCCTGCTACCATTGGAGCAGCCGCTGCATGTCCAGGTTCGACGGTTATTTGTGTCTCTGGTGATGGCAGCTTTCAAATGAATCTTCAGGAACTAATAACGGTAGCGAATTATCAGCTGCCAATTAAAATTGCTATTTTAAATAATGGCTATCTTGGTATGGTCCGTCAATGGCAAGAACTATTTTATCAGCGGCGATATTCTGAGGTGAAATTGACCTCACCTAATTTTGCTCAACTTGCTCAGGCATATGGTGTGACAGGTTTTAGAGCTAGATCTGAAGTGGAAGCAAAGCAGGTCATTAAGGATGCTTTTCAACAGCCAGGGCCAGCCCTCATGGAGTTCGATATAATAGAAGAAGAAAACGTCTATCCGATGGTTCCCTTGAACCATAGCAACCATCAAACCATCCTATCTCGAGAACAAAAGGCGCAAGCGCCCGTTTAG
- a CDS encoding carboxymuconolactone decarboxylase family protein, with product MKQRVNYYKEAPEVLKNMLEMEKYTETTGIDHKLRELIKIRASQINGCAFCLNMHTADARKIGETEQRLYCVSAWRDCDFYTDAEKVALELTEHVTLISNMGVPDELFNRLREHYSEKEYIDLVVLINQINSWNRLSISMGNFATSKNE from the coding sequence ATGAAACAACGTGTTAATTATTACAAGGAAGCCCCTGAAGTTCTCAAAAACATGCTTGAAATGGAGAAATATACTGAAACTACGGGAATAGACCATAAACTTCGTGAACTTATTAAAATCCGAGCTTCTCAGATAAATGGATGTGCATTCTGTCTTAATATGCATACAGCTGATGCACGCAAAATAGGTGAAACGGAACAGCGTTTATACTGTGTCAGCGCGTGGAGGGACTGTGATTTTTACACGGATGCTGAAAAAGTTGCATTAGAGCTAACTGAACATGTGACCTTGATTTCGAATATGGGTGTACCCGATGAATTATTTAATCGTTTACGTGAACATTATAGTGAAAAGGAATATATAGATCTTGTTGTTCTAATCAACCAAATCAATAGTTGGAACCGCCTTTCCATTTCTATGGGAAATTTTGCAACTTCAAAGAACGAATAG
- a CDS encoding DUF2161 family putative PD-(D/E)XK-type phosphodiesterase translates to MKETKKLLEVDLYKPIQTYFSRDGYEVYGEVKDCDLVAVKDEELVVVELKLTLSVDLLIQAAKRQRITDQVYIAIPKPKHRLRSKAWTDKCHLVRRLELGLIIVSFSAGRAKTEVLFQPTPFNRRKSSGQSKVKRKAIIKEIAGRSADYNVGGSNQTKIMTAYKENCIQIGCYLEREGPLSPKLLKNMGTGDKTSSILTKNYYGWFERIKRGTYAITEKGQDEIKEYPDLVKYYLDKLW, encoded by the coding sequence ATGAAAGAAACAAAAAAGCTTCTAGAGGTAGATTTATATAAACCAATTCAAACGTATTTTTCTCGAGATGGTTATGAGGTTTATGGTGAGGTTAAGGATTGTGATCTCGTTGCGGTAAAGGATGAGGAGTTAGTTGTAGTAGAATTAAAGCTTACCTTAAGTGTCGACCTCCTCATCCAAGCTGCAAAACGTCAGCGGATAACGGATCAAGTTTATATAGCCATTCCAAAACCAAAACATCGTCTAAGGTCGAAGGCATGGACTGATAAATGCCATTTGGTTCGGCGGTTAGAGCTAGGGTTGATTATTGTTTCATTCTCAGCGGGGCGTGCAAAAACAGAAGTGCTTTTTCAGCCTACTCCATTTAATCGTCGAAAGAGCAGCGGTCAGAGCAAGGTGAAGAGAAAAGCAATCATCAAAGAAATCGCTGGTCGCAGTGCCGATTACAATGTAGGCGGAAGTAATCAGACAAAAATTATGACAGCCTATAAAGAAAATTGCATCCAAATTGGATGTTATCTGGAAAGAGAAGGTCCGTTATCACCCAAGTTGTTAAAAAACATGGGAACTGGCGATAAAACATCTTCCATTTTAACCAAAAACTACTATGGCTGGTTTGAAAGAATTAAGCGCGGAACCTATGCAATTACTGAAAAGGGACAAGATGAAATAAAGGAATATCCGGACCTTGTGAAATATTATTTGGATAAACTGTGGTAG
- a CDS encoding GNAT family N-acetyltransferase, with the protein MIKVQITFDNIYTLGHVVFENHLYKHIHYPEMLVRYDSNFIEFKQIPSLIEFQNAETYLRDFHLKNGQKHVKFYFPPNERLGADLDDYLNHSGYDIGFLELYAIQPNQFPTVNENPEIEIQVVTEVNLKPFLLLQYQHDLEYGVEFASQRQELHKRNFQDQNIQQLFALYKGDPAGSVDIIISEDTAEIDGLVVDEDYQRKGIGSRLQKFVMENFQDRTIILVADGEDTPREMYRRQNYKFHGYKYHVQKVYED; encoded by the coding sequence ATGATTAAAGTGCAAATTACCTTTGATAATATTTATACGCTTGGCCATGTTGTATTTGAGAATCATCTATACAAACATATTCATTATCCTGAAATGCTAGTAAGATACGATAGTAATTTTATAGAGTTTAAACAAATACCATCTTTGATTGAATTTCAAAACGCAGAAACTTACCTAAGGGATTTCCATTTAAAAAATGGCCAAAAGCATGTTAAGTTTTATTTTCCTCCAAATGAAAGACTGGGAGCAGATTTAGATGATTACTTGAATCATTCTGGGTATGATATTGGTTTTCTCGAACTATACGCAATTCAGCCAAACCAATTTCCTACAGTAAATGAAAACCCGGAAATCGAGATTCAAGTAGTGACCGAAGTGAATCTGAAGCCATTTTTATTATTACAGTATCAGCACGATTTAGAATATGGTGTTGAATTTGCCAGTCAAAGACAAGAATTACATAAACGTAATTTCCAAGATCAGAATATTCAACAGTTATTTGCCTTATATAAAGGCGATCCTGCTGGCTCCGTTGATATTATAATTTCGGAAGATACCGCAGAAATTGATGGTTTAGTTGTGGATGAAGACTATCAGAGAAAGGGAATAGGAAGCAGGTTGCAGAAATTCGTTATGGAGAATTTTCAAGATAGAACAATTATACTAGTAGCCGATGGGGAAGACACTCCTAGAGAAATGTATAGAAGACAAAACTATAAATTTCACGGATATAAATATCATGTACAAAAAGTTTATGAAGATTAG
- a CDS encoding lysophospholipid acyltransferase family protein, whose amino-acid sequence MRTLVFQGYLWGFILSKANKTFTIKRLNKAGKHKEKLELINRFILRCTKKLVKISGADVTVTGTENVPLDKPVLYVGNHQGNMDIPLLYSTAPQTMAFVAKKEMEKIPLLGYWMKERGCVFLDRDNARSSLKAINEAIEKIKSGCPMAIFPEGTRSRGPYVGDFKAGSLRIAMKSGVTVIPVSIKDSYKLSEKKGKFTPAKVTVHYSEPIDPKNFKNTNELAAEVLTQIKRHL is encoded by the coding sequence ATGCGAACTCTAGTATTTCAAGGATATTTGTGGGGCTTTATTTTAAGTAAGGCTAACAAAACATTTACGATTAAAAGATTAAATAAAGCTGGTAAGCATAAAGAGAAATTAGAATTAATTAACAGGTTTATTTTAAGATGTACAAAAAAATTAGTTAAAATATCAGGTGCTGATGTAACCGTAACAGGAACGGAAAATGTCCCTTTAGACAAACCTGTATTATATGTTGGAAACCATCAAGGGAATATGGATATTCCACTGTTATACTCCACCGCTCCCCAAACGATGGCATTTGTTGCTAAAAAGGAAATGGAAAAGATTCCGTTATTGGGTTATTGGATGAAGGAACGCGGATGTGTGTTTCTTGATAGGGATAACGCTCGAAGTTCCTTAAAGGCGATAAACGAAGCGATTGAAAAGATTAAATCAGGCTGTCCAATGGCTATTTTCCCAGAAGGAACGAGAAGCAGAGGTCCATATGTTGGTGATTTTAAAGCTGGCAGTTTACGAATTGCAATGAAATCAGGAGTGACTGTTATTCCTGTTTCTATCAAGGATTCATACAAATTATCAGAGAAGAAAGGAAAGTTTACTCCTGCAAAGGTCACTGTGCATTACTCTGAACCAATTGATCCAAAAAACTTTAAGAATACAAACGAACTAGCTGCAGAAGTTCTCACGCAAATAAAAAGACATTTGTAA
- a CDS encoding formate/nitrite transporter family protein, protein MSLHTPDKILDISIKNGIKKTSYPLLTTLILGFQAGAFIALGFLLYIRITATLSGDLSGISSFLGASVFPIGLILTLIAGGELLTGNMMVVPLARFANKIQTKHILKNWLLITVSNFFGAIFVAYFFGHIVGLTETGVYLESTIQIAEHKLDASFIQAFISGIGCNWLVAAAVWLSYGSEDMMGKIAGIWFPTMAFVAIGFQHVVANMFVIPAAIFAGNFTWWDYLGNFIPVFLGNAAGGAIFIGMAYWFAYKKNDYTVIEGTKQSGRLEKKIGM, encoded by the coding sequence ATGTCATTACATACACCAGATAAGATTTTAGATATTTCGATTAAAAATGGGATTAAAAAGACTAGTTATCCATTACTAACAACATTAATCTTAGGTTTCCAAGCAGGTGCATTTATCGCATTAGGTTTTTTGCTTTATATACGTATCACCGCAACGCTATCTGGAGATTTATCCGGAATTAGTTCATTTTTAGGTGCTTCTGTTTTCCCGATTGGACTAATTCTGACATTAATTGCTGGCGGAGAACTGCTTACAGGTAATATGATGGTCGTACCTTTAGCAAGGTTCGCGAACAAAATTCAAACCAAACACATTTTAAAAAACTGGCTGCTAATCACCGTAAGTAACTTTTTTGGTGCAATCTTCGTTGCTTATTTTTTTGGCCATATTGTTGGCTTAACGGAAACAGGCGTGTATTTGGAAAGTACCATTCAAATTGCTGAACATAAATTAGATGCTTCATTTATTCAAGCTTTTATTTCTGGTATTGGATGCAACTGGCTTGTTGCTGCCGCTGTTTGGCTGTCTTATGGAAGTGAAGATATGATGGGGAAAATTGCGGGAATTTGGTTCCCTACGATGGCATTTGTTGCTATTGGATTTCAACACGTTGTCGCAAACATGTTTGTCATACCAGCAGCCATTTTCGCAGGAAACTTTACATGGTGGGATTATTTGGGTAATTTTATCCCTGTTTTTTTAGGCAATGCAGCTGGAGGAGCAATCTTTATTGGAATGGCCTATTGGTTTGCATACAAAAAGAATGATTATACTGTAATAGAAGGAACGAAACAATCCGGACGGTTAGAAAAGAAGATTGGGATGTAA
- a CDS encoding ribose-phosphate diphosphokinase, with protein sequence MCGGPIVKYQLNNRFKMFTLNSNRKLATEMAALLGCDLGKCTVNHFSDGEIQIYIEESVRGSEVFVVQSTSYPVNDNILELLIMIDALKRASAGVINVVIPYYGYGRQDRKARSREPITAKLVANLLEAAGANRVLTMDLHTPQLQGFFDIPVEHLIGVPILTRYFQEKGLEDIVIVAAHNGSITRARKMANLFHVPLALIDKRKLEENAVETINVVGNVEGKNAIIIDDLIDTGTTITGAAKALEENGAKTIYACCTHPVLTANAIEKIASSPIKELVVTNTIELPNEKVIDKIKIISVAPLLVEAIDRIHNEKAVSPLFE encoded by the coding sequence ATGTGTGGGGGACCTATAGTGAAGTATCAACTAAATAATAGATTTAAAATGTTTACATTGAATTCAAATCGAAAGCTGGCAACAGAAATGGCAGCGCTTTTAGGCTGTGACTTAGGAAAGTGCACTGTCAATCACTTTAGTGATGGAGAGATTCAAATCTATATAGAAGAAAGTGTTAGAGGCAGTGAGGTATTTGTCGTTCAATCAACCTCCTATCCAGTAAATGATAATATCTTGGAGCTCTTGATTATGATTGATGCCTTGAAAAGAGCTTCTGCAGGTGTTATCAATGTGGTTATTCCCTACTACGGTTATGGTAGACAAGACCGAAAGGCACGTTCACGGGAACCAATCACTGCAAAGCTAGTGGCAAACCTATTAGAAGCAGCTGGTGCCAATCGAGTTCTTACTATGGATCTCCATACTCCTCAGCTTCAAGGTTTTTTTGATATACCTGTGGAACATCTTATTGGTGTACCCATCCTTACACGTTATTTCCAGGAAAAGGGATTAGAGGATATTGTCATTGTGGCAGCACATAATGGCAGCATTACTAGAGCAAGAAAAATGGCAAACCTGTTTCATGTTCCTCTTGCCCTTATCGATAAAAGAAAACTGGAGGAAAATGCTGTCGAAACTATAAATGTTGTAGGTAATGTAGAAGGAAAAAATGCAATTATAATTGATGATTTAATTGATACTGGTACAACAATTACAGGGGCGGCTAAGGCTTTAGAAGAAAATGGGGCAAAAACGATTTATGCTTGCTGTACTCATCCTGTTCTAACAGCGAACGCAATTGAGAAAATTGCTTCCTCACCAATTAAAGAATTAGTAGTAACAAATACAATCGAGTTACCAAATGAAAAGGTCATCGATAAAATAAAGATTATATCAGTAGCGCCTTTACTAGTAGAAGCAATCGATCGAATACACAACGAAAAAGCCGTAAGTCCCTTATTTGAATAA
- a CDS encoding class I SAM-dependent methyltransferase has protein sequence MEARVKWNSKYIERLNDLIEPVPNTRLENLAPYLTGGAALDLACGLGGNSQFLAQLNYKVDAIDLSDVAVNYLQQLAAKEKLSIQPRLCDLTEMTNLDWKKNSFDLVVIAYYLDRALFPLIKSLIKDNGYFFMETFFLSSANEHEGVSNQYKLQPGELLTEFRDWHVLFYEENQHDGRQTIFCKK, from the coding sequence ATGGAAGCTAGAGTGAAATGGAATAGCAAATATATAGAACGGTTAAACGATCTGATTGAACCAGTACCGAATACAAGATTAGAAAACTTGGCACCATATTTAACGGGGGGAGCGGCTTTGGACCTTGCTTGCGGCCTTGGCGGAAATAGTCAATTCTTAGCACAATTAAACTATAAAGTGGATGCGATTGATCTATCTGATGTGGCTGTCAACTATCTTCAGCAATTAGCAGCAAAGGAAAAGCTCTCCATCCAACCACGTCTTTGCGATCTTACGGAAATGACCAACCTTGATTGGAAAAAGAATTCTTTTGATTTGGTTGTCATAGCTTATTATCTCGATCGTGCACTATTTCCTTTAATTAAGTCACTCATAAAAGACAATGGTTATTTCTTCATGGAAACCTTTTTTCTATCATCTGCAAATGAGCATGAGGGAGTATCCAATCAGTACAAATTACAACCGGGAGAGTTATTGACTGAATTTAGAGATTGGCACGTTCTATTCTATGAGGAAAATCAACATGATGGACGGCAAACCATATTTTGTAAGAAGTAA